The DNA region ACCTCTCATCCCGGGGCAACCACAGGAACGAGAGACTGGATTATCTGATGGTGAGGAAGAACTACCGGCATGGGTCACCTGCGAGAAGATGAGCACTCTGTGTCCTTGCTCCTTCAGCTTTCGCAGCATCTTCTGCAGCAGCATGAGCTTCCCAGATGCCTTAATAAGTGCCCCACCCTCATAAGCCCCACTGGGAAGTTTGGGGGACTCCTGAAAAAAAGGCagggaaaaaggaggaggagagggtcaGTAAACACACCCCCATATTCTGATGACGCCTAGAAAGCTGGAAGCCCGAATCCAGGCTCCACACCTTTTCAATTACTACTCCTCTCAGAAACCTAGTCCCTGGCCTCCCAGCTTAGCTCCAGCCCTGCACTCTTGGCTGCTCCTGTTTCCAGACAGCCAGGCATTTCACCGTCCCAGCTCCCATATCTACCATAGCAGCCACAGGAAAGAGGTACGGATGGTTGCAGCACTTCTTAAGATCCATCATGATGTTCAGCAGCGACACCTGGTTCCCACCACCTCGTGAATTCAAGGCCTCAAAATTTCGGGTCAGGATATACTTGTAGTATTTCCTAGAGCCCAGGGTAGGTGCACAGAAGAGACAGAATAATGGAAGCAATTGTGAGGTTACATTTCACCGACCCTTGGAAAGTTGTTACCACATCCTCAACCCTGGTCCAGGGAACCCGCTCGGCATCTCACTTCTGCATGGGGCTCAGCTCCACGCGAACGATGAGCTCTGTCTTGGCTGGCATGTTCTTAAAGACATCTGCCTTAAGCCTCCGCAGCATGTGTGGCCCCAGCAAGTCATGAAGTTTCTTAATCTGGTCTTCTTTGGATATGTCAGCaaactcctccaggaagccctccaggtTGCTAGTAGccagaaggaaattaaaacatgaaTGGGCATTAGGTTCTTTGCCCCTGACCTCAGGCTCTAGTCTTCACTTTAGATGACTCCTCTGCCCTCTCATCTTCTCAGCCCCTCCACCTCTCCTCTCTGCAGACGACCCTCCTGAGCCACCACTTACTTAAACCTCTCTGGGGTAAGGAAGTTCAGCAGATGGAAGAGCTCCTCCAGATTATTCTGCAATGGAGTCCCTGTCAGCAGCAACTTATGATCTATCTTGTAGCCATTGAGGACCCTGAAAAACTAGAAAATGGGGCAAggaaaggcaggagaaagggccCATCAGTGGCAAGCAGCTGGCCCTTggctctccctgcctccagctcctACTTCCTTTAGGATCAGAGGCCCTCAGACCCCTAGTCCTGCCCCATTTCCAAGCTGGACTGCTTCCTGCactgcctcctgggctgctgAAAGTTCCCGCAAGCTTTGTGTTTTAGGACGGGGGCAAGTAAGAGTCCAGAGCCTCAAGTTTCTGAGGCCTGGGTACCTCACTCACCTTGGACTGGTTGTTCTTGAGCCGGTGGGCCTCGTCCACCACGAGACAGGCCCAGCGGATGGAGCCGAGAGCTGCCTGATCAATGGTGATCAACTCATATGATGTCAGGAGAACATGGAACTTCACCTGTGCCTCCCTCTGTTGACACAACCATGGTTCATGTGGCTGCCAGCCTGCGCCCGAGCATCTAGACCCCCACCCACATTCTCTACCCAGATATCCTGTCCTGAGACCCCCAAAGGGAGCTAGTAGTCCAGGCCTCCAACCTTGACTCCACGCAGGGACTACAGGATGTGGCCCCCAAGTTTCCCCCACCTGTCCAGTTCGAAGAGATCCATGAGTGCCCCCAGGAATAACCTGCTACATCTCCAGGACTGGAGAGCAGAGGCATGAGGAaaggtgggggaaggatggagaaagCTGAATGGGGAATATAAGAATCAAAGTTCTGGTTGGGGCAATGAAATGACAGATCTGAGGACTTTGAAGGACATGAGGTGGGGAGGCTGACCTTCATCTTAAAAGCTTTCTTGCCACCTTTGATGGCGTTGTCCTCAAAGGAAAACTCATTCTCACGAATGATGGCTCGACTGTCCTTGTCACCCGTGTATGTCACCACATAGAACTTGGGTGCCCACATCTGGAACTCCCGCTCCCAGTTGATGATGGTAGAGAGTGGGGCACTCACCAGGAAGGGACCCTTTGTGTGGCCCTAGGAGTggaaggtggggagagggaggcccattagttgaggcatgcagctGTACACCCCACTCCACTGCCTGCCACGCCTCTCCCCTagtcctctgcctccccctccacTCCCACCTTCCCCAGTCCAGGCTAGGGCCCTCGGAGCCAGCACCTCCTTATAGAGTGAGTAGAGGAAGACGATGGTCTGTATGGTCTTGCCCAGCCCCATTTCGTCAGCCAGAATGGTATCAGTGCCCTGGGCCCACGAGAAGCGGAGCCAGTTCAGTCCTTCCAGCTGATACATGTGTAGTGTGCCTCCTGTGGCTGTGATGAAGCGTGGCTGAGTCTCATATTTCACTGTAGGCTGTAGAATCAAGTCAGAAAGCTCAGGGGAACCAGAAGCCACTCATCTGATCCTGGTCTCCTCCCCCCCGTCCCTGGCATTGCTATCAGGTGGGATTGCGAGTCCCTCTCCTCTGGCCTGAGCTTATGAAAGTTCTATTCTGCAGTGCCTCCTCCTCATTCCTTAAAACAAGACCTGGGAGTACTGCAgggaaggaaacagcaaaagAGGCCTGTGTACAACTGTCTCTGGAGACTCTCATTCCTGTGCGCAAATCCCCAGTAAACCTAGGGCAAAGCTGACTGAAGGAAGAGCTCAAAGAAGCTGTGGAACCTCTGGGATGTTCTGTCAGAAGCCCCCAGGAAATCCTCAATCCCTGAGGCTCCAGAAACGGGAGAGAGGCCAAGTGGAGGACTTACATCGTTAGTAGGAGAACTGGGAGGCCCATCACCCTGCagctccttcttcttcttcttatacTTGCGGGGCTGGGCAGGGTCCTCCCCCATAATTAGTTCTCTGGGAAAAGAGTGGGTCTGAATGAGACTGGGGCCTTGGGACCCCTGTCTTCTGAACCAATTCCAGACCTACTTCCCACTTTCCATAGTCTGGATTTTCATACATTTCTTTTCTCCCAGGTTCTTTAGACTCACCCCCTGGATTTCAGCTCTAGAGACCACCCTCCCCACTCCTCAGCATCCTCTTCCCCCTGAGTCAGGCTAGATCTTATCTCTGTTCTTCACACTGCCTCTTTATGGACTCCACTGCAAACAACCGAGCCCCAACTCCCATTACCCTAAATTCTAGACTAAGTCTGTCCCTACTGTAACTCATTTAATGCCCCCACCCTCAGACGCCCTCTAACCCACGATCTGGTTCACTCACCGGTGTCTCCAGTAGCTCTGCTTGTGGTCTTCATATTCAGGGATGTTCATTTCATCTTCCTCCCATGTGGACTGGTCATAGGGCAAGTCCCTCCATTTCACTAGATAGTGGTAATTCCCCTTTTTATCCACACTGTGAAGAGGGAAGCCAGaagaagaggcaggaggagaaaaataatGTGTGTCACAAGTAGAAAAGAGTCATAATAAACACAATTATCAGTTAACACACCTAATTTGTCACCTAATCCTCAATGGTGGGCCTCTGAAAGGGAGTTTAGAAAGGCTGAAGGACTACCCTAACTTTTTCCAGATGACTTCCTAAAAATCAACTATCATGAAACATCCCCAGCTTCAACGTCATTTGTTCATCCAATCAGTATTTACTAAGCATCTAcgacatgccaggcactgttccaggcaCAGGTGATTCAGCAGAACCAAGCACACACATGACTGAGTTCCATGGAGCTCACGTGCTACTGGAGAAGGCagtgatgaaacagaaaaacGAAAAGACAGTAAAACGCTGGTAGTGATAAGTACTATGAAGACAGAAGTACTAGAAACACTGGTCTGTATAAATCATGTTTTGCTTTTATCACACCCAAATCCCCAGACTCTTGTGTCATTTCTTAAGCTGTTCGAGATTAGAGGAAGCAAGGACAAAGGTGTCAGTGCTGGGCTGGACTTTTCTCCTGGCTTCTCCCACCTCCATAGAGGAAACAAGGTGAGAGAGGCTGGGGCTACAGTGGGAATCACCCAGTTAGATCAATATCTGACATGGGGCCAAAATGCAACAAGAACAGTGCAAAACCCAGGTCGGCCTTCCCGTGGACCAACGGCTCACCTGTGGTTGATGATCCGGTGGACGGTCATCCACTCTGGCTTGATGCCAAAACGATAGTACTTCTCCTCCATCTCAGCATAGTGCGGGTCCTTCACCTTGCGCTTGTCGCTCTTGCCATCGTCCTCACCAGAGCCATAGTCCAGGGGTGGGGGCTCATCCATGTCATTCTTCCGTTGGTAGTTTCGGTACATCACCAAGTGGAAGATTTCCAGCTGGTGGGGCACAGAGGAGGGAAGAGATAGTCCCGACATCCTGAGGGGACACAAGGAGCCAGGGCAGCGGCCGGCAGTGAGGATGGTATGGGAAAATGAGCCATGGGAGAGGTGGGATGAAGGACACAGGAAGTTAAAGTCAAAGCAAGAGAATGAGTAACACGCAAGAGAATGGAGTCCGAGACAGGACCTGAGTGGGGAGGTAATAAGTAAAATGAGGAAGGAACAGGTTATTGAGACTGGAGATGTCGGTGAAATGTGGTTAAGATAGATAAGGGGAAGAGATGGGAATTAAGGCAGGCTAAGGGAGGCTCCATTACACCTCAGGGGAGGAATCTAATAGAGACTGAGGGAGACAATTGGAGACCAAGAGACCCGAGTATGGAAACTGAGAGAGCCGGTAGGGTCTGGGGGCCAGAGACCTAATATGAGGGAAAACAAAGGGGACAGAAGATGGGAGATGAGGTGGGTGAGAGAGGGACAGCAGCAGTGAACTGGGCCACAGGAGACGGGGACAGAGACACCCTTGTACCTGCAGCTCCTTGGCCCAGGAGCAGTGCCAGTAGGACAGGCCCACCCACTTGACAAAGAACTCTCGCTCGGATCTGCCTTGAAGAGGTCGTGGTGGTGGGGCATCCGGATTCCCGTCTGCCTGCTGGGGGGCTGGCACGGCCACGGGTGGCTCCCCCCACCGCCAGTGCAGGATCTTCTGCACACGGCCTTTCAGCACAGGACACTTCAAGGTGGAtacaaacaggaaagaaagaggcagaaagagcCCCATGTTAGAGTAGGAGGGTGGGGGAGTCCCACAAGGGAATCAAAAGGTCTGGTgtcagggagaggagaaagaaagagctgGACGTTTGGGccccagagatggagaaggagtTGGGGCTGAGAAGAAACCCTGAGAGACAGGTCCACTCACAGTGCATCGGGGACAGAGCCATTCGCCGTTGGGGATGTCGGGCAGTGGGGGGTTCAAACAGTGGATGTGGTAGGAGGAGATGCAGGCGTCGCAGCACAGCAGCTCCCCACCGTCCTTGCACACGCGGCAATACTCCATGTGGTcgtcctcttcctccttctccccttcctcctccccctcctcttcatagtcttcctcctcctccttggcctCCCACTGGACTCCCTCCTTCTCCTGGGAAGCCAAGGACAGACATGGACACAAGAAAGAAGATAAGGAGTGAGAATGGAAGACAGAGACCAACCAGGAAGCCTAGATCCTAGAAGtgcagagaagactggtgggaaCGAACAAACAGGACACCTCAGTTTCAAAAAACGCTGATCTGGCAGGGCCAAGGGGATGAGGGAGAGGAACACACGAGGATCCTGGGCCCTTAAACATCTGTTGCTGAGAGGCCCAGGCAGCTGGGGGTAGGAAGACGACAAGTGATATCACAGAGTCAAGAGATGGAGGAGGTGGTCGCTGAGGGACGAAGAGGAGGCTCCAGTACTCACACAGTGAGGGCAGCTCCACTTGCCCTCAGGAGCCCGGTCAAGCTCAGGATCAAGGCAGACGAGGTGGTAGGCACGAGGGCAGGTGTCACACAGAATGATCTCCCCACCCTGCTGGCACACCTCACAGTAATCCTGGTGATCTGTCTCGTAGCCGTCAatctcctcctccccagccacGGCAGGACAGCCCAGAACTGTCATACACCCGAGTGGAGGCCAAGGGAGCCAAGAGAAAtgaatgggggaggggagagaaagagaaaagggttGAATAAAGAAGACACAACTGAAAATAAGAAGGACAGCAAAGGAACGAGAGGAAGGCTGACTGTCAGGGCCACACACAGCTGATGCCCCTCacccttcttcttcttccttccgGGCCGGCCTCGTTTTAGTTTCTTGGTGCGGATGGGGCCGTCGGGGCGGCCGGAGGCACTGTGGACACTGCCACTGTCCAGGTCTGACTCCTCGGCCTCCGGTTCGGGGCCCTCGTCACTCTGCAAAACATACTGCCCATAGCCCCGTGGCTGTCAGGGGCGCCGGCTGGattccactcccctccccaggccttgGGCTCCCACTCTAACTGTCCTCACAGACCCGTGTGTCTGGACCCTGGGTCCCTGACCACCCCCAGGAGTTTAACAGATGGGAGGGGCCGCTCACCGAGCCGCCCTTCTTTCTCTTGCCACCCAGCAGCCCTAGCTTGATTTTGAGTGGTGCCATCTTCTTTCCCCGAAGCTTCTTGCGTCCGTCGGGCACTCGGGGGCTCTTACTCCGCCGCTTGTGGCCTGGACCTGCGTGAGGAACGCAGGTGAGGGAGAAAAGCCTGAGGTCAGGATATCCTGGAATAAGGGAGGCCACGAAGGTCTCTGGGCCTCTTAGTGGGCTATGGTCTTACTGAGATCCTTCCTGGGAAGCACTCTGCCAACCATCAGGGCCAAGGAGATAAGCATTCTGGACAACAATTTGAAAACATGCAGTCTGGAGGGTGGGGTGACAGCTGTCCGGCCTAGAAGGTTTCTTACCTTTGCCCTCTTTGGTTTTGGCTCTTCGGATGGGTGGGGGCTGGATATCAGCAGCAGGGGGTGGTGGAAGGGCGGGGGGTCCGGAAGTTGCTATGGGGGTGGCTGAGGAGACAGCAGCTGACACCTGCTCAGCTacagctgccgctgctgctgctgctgccgctgccacAGCAGCCGCCGACCCCTTGAAGGGGTTGTTGGCGCTGAACTCTCTCCACTTGGCCCCGAGAATGGTCATCATCTTAGACATTGGGATCTTAGGATTCTTCTTAGCAATCAGGGGCCTGTAAATACAGAGGCAGGAGACTAGGACCCTTCACAGATGGTTAGGGACTACTGCCATTTCCCTCAGCAATTAAGTCAATGTACAAGCTTGGGTTCCTGGGTAGTGTAAACATGTTCTCTCATGAGTAACATCAAttttaaagtaaacaaataataagtttttaaaagtttaacaaaacaagaaaaacgtatgaaagaacaaaaaaggaataggcaaaataaaatttaaatgcagaTTAAATAGGATAAAACCAAAAGATACGAGATTACCAAAAATGCTCTACTTCTAACAACTACTTTACAGTCCCTAAAACACTTTTACACACAATATCTTATTCCATCCTCACAACACTACTAGGAGCTGTTATGGTTCTCTGTGTTTTTCTCATGAGTTCCACAGGTCCTGGTAGAACCTGATGAAGGGTCCCATTAGgtggagtctgatgggctacactGGTTCTGCTCTGAGGTGAGTATTAAGCTCTTGTGAGGACACAGGTGACCCTGGTGCTGACAGAAGCACTGTCTTTAGTAGAGAAGCAGTGAGACACCAAGACTAATGACCactaccagggactgaactctgcTTGGCCCCAGAATATGGAATGGGCTGAGCTTTCCATCCACCACCCCATCAAAACCCAACCAAAGTACatacttagtcacttcagtcgtgtctgactctttgtgaccccttggactatagccccccaggctgctctgtccatgggattctccaggcaagaacactggagtgggttgccagtccctctTCAAGGTACATACTATTTgcctattttacagatgcagaaactgaagaTCAAAGAAGTGAGTTGCCCAAGAAGCCACCAGGACCTGAATTTTAGCATGCTGTCTCCAGAGCGCTGAAAGGCTCTGCTAAAGTGCCTGCTTCCTCAAAGGCATCTCTACTGTTCTCTCCTCTACTTTAGAAGCTATTGACTTGCAGGTCCCACTCTCAGCCTGCATCCTCCATTACTATTGCTGTCTAAGGGAAGGGCAGAAGACTTGATAACTGAGCAAAGGAAACTGGGAAACACTGATGCCACCTCTCCACTCCAGTCTGAAGAAAAGTCAGGCAGGGTAAACTGGAACTGTTAAGAGCAGGGACAGCCATCGATCACCAGAGTTTTCTACCCTAGCAGTGGAACTCTAATCCCTAGTGAAGAGTTCCTGACTAGAGTGCTTGGATCCTGGGAGTCCAGGAATTCTCTGAAATTACATGTGGAattttgtgtgtctgtgctgTGAATTTCTCTGGAGAGCCATTTCTTAGCTTTCATTAGATCCTAGAGGGGTCCAGGGCCTCCCCCAAGTTAAAAGTGTCAGCTCGTGAGGGCTCCCCAGCCCTACTGTACCTCATGAAATGCCCTACTGTACCTCATGAATTGGCTGAAGGCTTTGTAGTTGGTGAGTGTGTGGTAATCTTCCTCGGAGAACACATGTTCCACATCCTCCAGGCCCCAGGTCAGAAGCAGGGTTGCTGATGACTTCTGTTCCACTTGCTAGGATACCAGGCTTCTGTTAGGCAGGTGTTCTCCCAGCTCCAGTCCTGGGCTCCCCCGCCCCCCTGACATGCCTCTCTGCCCACCCACCAGCTTCCCCGGGCTTCGTGCTTTCTGCTCCATTCCCAGCCCAATCCCACTCCTCATAAACCACAGCCTCTCCATTTGTCACCCTGCTCGCCCAGGGCTCTCCCTCCCCTACTAGTCAGGCTTATCACTGATATAGATTTTTCCCCTCACTCCCCATATCTACTCACCTTTTGccccccctctccctccccttttttCCTCCGCtttgtcttcttctcctttttttctcgGTGCTTCCGTCTCCGTTTCCGACCTGGTCCGGTTCCATATTCACTGCCTCCACTCTCTGACTTCTCCCGGTACTCATCTCGCTCAGAGCCAAATTCCTCCTCGCTGTCCTaagggagagaaataaaaacactatttCTTGAGCCCTAGCGTGTGCCAGGAACTCCTCTTAGCACAAAATATCATCGTCTCTTTTAAActtcacaacaatcctatgagacAGCAACTAATCTACttttatccacttttttttttgtagaggaaactgaggcacagagagctaaATAAGCTGCCCAAGAAGACAGAGGACTACTGGGCTGTGAATTCATGCAGTCTACCTCCAATGCTTCCAACAGCTTCTCTGTGCTGCAGGACAAGTAAAGTCGACAACTGGGCTCTTCACTAGGATGGAGTGAGTAAGGTTAGGGTCCCAGACCTGGGAGATACAGGctagcgggggtgggggtggggcaggtagAGGGAGTCAGGTCTCCCTGACTTCAGGGTCCCCATGGCAATCAGGCCCAGAGAAACCATAGGTCTCTGGGATGGGTCTCCAAGCCTCACTGTAGAGACAGGCATGCATAACACTTACGAGCTTCTTGCGTTTCCGGGGCTTTCCTGGCTTGTTCTCCTTCTGTTTCTTGGGTCCTCGCTTTCTCTTCTTCACACCCAATGCTGAAGGCAGCAGTCGAATATCATCCTTATCTTTGGAGCAGACAGCACCAGAAAACCTAAGCCTCTAGGCTCCCAGTCTCTGCAGCCctttccctccctcacctccttggTTCCTGCTCTCTAGGAAATCCGGCATTAACTCTTCCAAACCTTGCCTCCCTTTGCTGGACGCAAACAGAGAGTGTTTCGAGTACTCTGGGATGCCTGGGTTCTGAATGGGAGGTCAGGGGTCAGAAGGGGAGAGCAGCCAAACCACTCCTGTCTCTCCCCTCCTACTAACAAGGGACCAGGCTCTAGGCCATGGGCTCTGACTGTGGCAGGTCCTTTTAGTCGCCGCCagggctcctcctgccttccccctCACTTAGCCAGCTGGCATCCTGCCCAGGAACTGGGGAAGCCATGCCCAGCTGCTGGCCTGGCCTGACCCCAGCACTTGGAGTGGGGAGACACAAGCTGGCAGCTCCCTAAGCCAGATGCTGAGAAGGCAGAGCCAAAGGTGGACACCTGGGCTCTCACACTAACACCCTGGGGCCCTGACATCCTTTCTGTGAGGAGTGAAGCCTCTATTTACACTTCCTCAGATAATCACCCAGACTCCTGTCACCCCAGCATAGCCCTGGAGGAAAAGAAATCCTCAGTCAGCCATGTTCACTTCTGGCCCACAGGATCTTGGTGTCTGGCTCCTTCGTCACCCCCTAGCCCCACAGGAGAAGGTCTCCACAATTACCTAAAcattcctcctcctcccaagCAGCCTCGATTGTGCCTTCAAATCTACATCCACATCTCTGTTCCCTTTCAGAACTCAGGCGCCCTACCCGTTGTCCCCGGGTCTCACCCCTTGCCTCCAAATGTAGTCTCAAGCATTCTAACCCATTCACATCTAAGCAGTATGGGAGACCCACACAAAGACACTGGACAGGCATAGACCCACCCCCTCAAATGCATTCTCAAATGCACAAGCATCACATACTCATGAGCATAAACCCAGAGGACAGTCTGTACGTGCTTTTAGCAGGGCTAGGTCCCTGGTTCTCTCCAGATGTCCCTGTCAGAGAGGCTGGGGCTGGTTCTTCCCAGATGTCCCCTCTCCCCATTCTCCATGACCCCTGCCACACTGTGGAGACTGAGGGTTCAGAGAGTAACTACTTCAGGAGGAAGACACAGCGGATGCCACACAGAAGTGAGGCCCTGGTGTGaggcctccctcccccagcaaGCACTAGACTAACCAGCCAGACCTGTCCTGCTCAGGCAGAGGCAGCAGCGCTGGAGGGGAAAGCCCGGGCTGGGCCCAGCCCCTTGCTCTAGGACACACAATCCTTCTCCCCATAACGGCCAAGGGAAAATTAGCCGCAATTTACACCGGAGGCCTCGGTTTCCAGCGCCTCAGAATCGCGGCGCCTCCTTCCTTCAATGCTACTTCTCCTCACAGCTCCAGCATCCTGTGCCCTCTCGCGCGGGACGGCACTCTAAaattggggggctgggggggggggtcgGGGGAGGTGCCTGCAGGCAGCCCGGGGGTGTGAAAACAGAGTGGGGACCGTAATAGGAAGTCAGTAAGACGCCGTGCCCCGCAGCCAGCGCTCCCTCACCCCAGGGACACCCGCTAATATGAACATGGAAACGGAGGCTGCCGGGGCAGTGGCAAGGGCAGGCCAACTGGCTGAGGATCAGGGAAATGGCCTCGGTCTCCGCCagcttgggggggggggtgcggggagGGGGGGACACCAGCCCCGGGACCTCGCAGCCAGTTaactccactccccaccccagcgGGAGGTTCCCCAACTTGGGAAGACGGCGGTGGTGCGGGGACGCGAAGGAGACGGcgaggaaaggagagggagggcaGGAAAGCAAATCTAAGTCCCAACCTCTGCCTCACCAGCCACTCAATGCTGGCCGGGCGCCCAGACTCTCCCACATCCCGGCTCAGATCTCGGAAGACGGCGAGGGAGGAGCGCGGCGAGGGGGCCGGGCGGGGCCTGGCGAGCCGGAGAGAAGGAGGAGCCTCGCCGAGAGCCTCGCCTCCCGCCCCTCTCTTCTAATCTCACCATCAATCtctcacacatatatttattttttctcaaattcccctccctcccccacaacGAACCACCATAATAGGTCTGCTGCACATGCGTATTGCATGCAGGGGGTGGGTttgtattttcagaccttttgcaAAGAAACTACCAGAATTTTCCGCACCACCCACaatcattccccacccccaccccaaggaaTCACATCTATATATTATGTTGTATTATTTCTCTAGACTTGCCAGAAGAGGGAGGGCGAAGAAATGAGTTTTGGGCTTCCTGCTCCCTTCCCCCATCAGCACGAGTGCTATTATTTTAAACCTTTAACAATGTAAGGAGACTGGAGAGGGGGGAAGGGAAAAAATTGGTCTTGGGTAAGAATGTAAAACAAAATGGTGAGAATCAAAGACGTCAGAATGAAAAACAATAGGAACCTCTA from Cervus canadensis isolate Bull #8, Minnesota chromosome 1, ASM1932006v1, whole genome shotgun sequence includes:
- the CHD3 gene encoding chromodomain-helicase-DNA-binding protein 3 isoform X7 — protein: MASPLRDEEEEEEEMVVSEEEDEEEEEGDEEEEEVEAADEDYEEDDDEGVLGRGPGHDRGRDRHSPPGCHLFPPPPPPPPLPPPPPPPPPDKDDIRLLPSALGVKKRKRGPKKQKENKPGKPRKRKKLDSEEEFGSERDEYREKSESGGSEYGTGPGRKRRRKHREKKEKKTKRRKKGEGEGGQKQVEQKSSATLLLTWGLEDVEHVFSEEDYHTLTNYKAFSQFMRPLIAKKNPKIPMSKMMTILGAKWREFSANNPFKGSAAAVAAAAAAAAAAVAEQVSAAVSSATPIATSGPPALPPPPAADIQPPPIRRAKTKEGKGPGHKRRSKSPRVPDGRKKLRGKKMAPLKIKLGLLGGKRKKGGSYVLQSDEGPEPEAEESDLDSGSVHSASGRPDGPIRTKKLKRGRPGRKKKKVLGCPAVAGEEEIDGYETDHQDYCEVCQQGGEIILCDTCPRAYHLVCLDPELDRAPEGKWSCPHCEKEGVQWEAKEEEEDYEEEGEEEGEKEEEDDHMEYCRVCKDGGELLCCDACISSYHIHCLNPPLPDIPNGEWLCPRCTCPVLKGRVQKILHWRWGEPPVAVPAPQQADGNPDAPPPRPLQGRSEREFFVKWVGLSYWHCSWAKELQLEIFHLVMYRNYQRKNDMDEPPPLDYGSGEDDGKSDKRKVKDPHYAEMEEKYYRFGIKPEWMTVHRIINHSVDKKGNYHYLVKWRDLPYDQSTWEEDEMNIPEYEDHKQSYWRHRELIMGEDPAQPRKYKKKKKELQGDGPPSSPTNDPTVKYETQPRFITATGGTLHMYQLEGLNWLRFSWAQGTDTILADEMGLGKTIQTIVFLYSLYKEGHTKGPFLVSAPLSTIINWEREFQMWAPKFYVVTYTGDKDSRAIIRENEFSFEDNAIKGGKKAFKMKREAQVKFHVLLTSYELITIDQAALGSIRWACLVVDEAHRLKNNQSKFFRVLNGYKIDHKLLLTGTPLQNNLEELFHLLNFLTPERFNNLEGFLEEFADISKEDQIKKLHDLLGPHMLRRLKADVFKNMPAKTELIVRVELSPMQKKYYKYILTRNFEALNSRGGGNQVSLLNIMMDLKKCCNHPYLFPVAAMESPKLPSGAYEGGALIKASGKLMLLQKMLRKLKEQGHRVLIFSQMTKMLDLLEDFLDYEGYKYERIDGGITGALRQEAIDRFNAPGAQQFCFLLSTRAGGLGINLATADTVIIFDSDWNPHNDIQAFSRAHRIGQANKVMIYRFVTRASVEERITQVAKRKMMLTHLVVRPGLGSKAGSMSKQELDDILKFGTEELFKDENEGENKEEDSSVIHYDNEAIARLLDRNQDATEDTDVQNMNEYLSSFKVAQYVVREEDKIEEIEREIIKQEENVDPDYWEKLLRHHYEQQQEDLARNLGKGKRVRKQVNYNDAAQEDQDNQSEYSVGSEEEDEDFDERPEGRRQSKRQLRNEKDKPLPPLLARVGGNIEVLGFNTRQRKAFLNAVMRWGMPPQDAFTTQWLVRDLRGKTEKEFKAYVSLFMRHLCEPGADGSETFADGVPREGLSRQQVLTRIGVMSLVKKKVQEFEHINGRWSMPELMPDPSADSKRSSRASSPTKTSPTTPEASAANSPCTSKPATPAPSEKGDGIRTPLEKDEAENQEEKPEKNSRIGEKMETEADTPSPAPSLGERLEPRKMPLEDEVPGVTGEMEPEPGYRGDREKSATESTPGERGEEKPMDGQEHRERPEGETGDLGKRAEDVKGDRELRPGPPRDEPRSNGRREEKAEKPRFMFNIADGGFTELHTLWQNEERAAISSGKLNEIWHRRHDYWLLAGIVLHGYARWQDIQNDAQFAIINEPFKTEANKGNFLEMKNKFLARRFKLLEQALVIEEQLRRAAYLNLSQEPAHPAMALHARFAEAECLAESHQHLSKESLAGNKPANAVLHKGLPPGSVRYTSGVRGGLQRRTRRGPGRRRRQLQPDASRVLHYSRHQRPSSAGEEGEGNGGGTGGRRAGSEGAPNRGGDLYRRLTGSQACPSPRSRPRGRPPAQAPGPAANSPPSPPLGPPLG